Part of the Sphingomonadaceae bacterium OTU29LAMAA1 genome, AACCTGTTCATCGGCAGCCGCGTCAATGTCGGCAAGGTGGCGGGCACCGAGGTCGAGATGGTGCAGCAGACGGATTATCCGTGGAAGGAAGCCGTGGCGATCACCGTCAACCCGGCGGTACCCAGCCGTTTCGCCGTGCACGTCCGCGTGCCGGACCGCGCGACCAGCACCCTGTACGCGGCGAGCCCGGCCGTGGCCGGCATCAAGCGGCTGTTGGTGAACGGTCAGTCGACCCCGATCCTGATGGAGAATGGCTATGCGGTCATCCGTCGGGAGTGGAAGGCAGGCGATCGCATCAGCTTCGATGTCCCGCTGGCGGTGCAACGCATCGTGGCAAGCGACAAGATCGCGGTCACCCGCGGGCATGAGGCGTTCCGATACGGTCCGCTCGTCTATGCCGTCGAAAGCATCGACCAGCCCAATATCGATCGACCCGTCGCCGGCTTACCGGTGCCATCATGGCAGCCCGGCCTGTTGGGTGGCATCGTTACGCTGGACGGCAAATGGCAGGATGGCAGCAAGCTGCGCGCCGTGCCCTATTATCAACGGGCCAACCGCAACGGTGGTCCCATCCCCGAATTCCCGCTGGCGGATGGCTCGGTAAGCTATGCGCCGGGTGGATCGTCGCTGGTCGCCACGTCGGTCGTCACCGACGCCCCTGCGCAGACATCGCGCGTGTGGATAACGTCACGACAGAAAACCTGAGCGTAGACGTCGTTGCCGGATGGCCGTCGAACCCATGTGGCAAGCAGCATGCCTTGGGGAGACGTGCCATTCGGATACCGCAGTCGAAACACGATCCGCCGCCGGTTTCAGTCGATCCGACCGCTTCCCCGATGCAGCGCGCGGATCGGCCTCGTGCTGGTCATGACCGCATCAGCACGATCGATGGGGTTGTCGCAGGCGCAATCACGCGTGCGACGACAGGATGACCTGCATGTCATCCCTATCCTGCGCCCCGTGTCCTGTGCCCCGTGTCCTGCGCCCCGTGTCCTGCGCCCCGTGTCCTGCGCCCCGTGTCCTGCGGACGTGGCGGCGGGACAAGGCGGCGACATCGTTGATCCCCGCCAGTGTCAGGGTCCGCTCGAATTCCGTGCGCAACAGTGTCAGGAGATGATCGACGCCGGGCTCGCCGCCTGCGGCCAGGCCATACAGATAGGGTCGTCCGATCGAGCAGGCGGTGGCGCCCAGGGCGATGGCCTTCACGACGTCCGAGCCGCGTCTGATGCCACCGTCGCAGATCACATCCGGTGCATCGCCGACGGCATTCCGTACCGCTTCGATCTGGTCGATAGGGGCGGGGGCACCGTCCAGCTGACGGCCGCCATGGTTGGAGATCATGACGCCGGTCGCTCCGGATGCGATCGAGCGGCGTGCGTCCTCGGGGGTCATCACGCCCTTGATCGCGAGCGGGCCGTTCCATTCGCGCGCGAGCCATTCGACGTCGCGCCAACCGACCGACCGATCGAACTGACCGCCGATATAATCGAACAGGCTCATCGGCCCCGATGCCAGCGCGTCGATCCTGTGGCTGACGTTGGCAAGATCGAACCTGGAGCCGGTCAACGCCGGCAGCGACCATGAGGGATGGAGCGCGAAGCTGAGCAGCGACCGCAGCGTCAGCTTCGGCGGCAGGGACAGGCCGCTGACCCTGTCGCGTTCGCGATTGCCGGCCACGGGCGTGTCGACCGTCAGCGCAAGGCCATGATACCCTGACTCCCGACAGCGTGCCACGAACTCGGCGGTAAGGCCGCGATCCTTGAAGATGTAGATCTGGAACACCTTCGGGCCGGCAAATGCCTGCGCCAGATCCTCCAGCCGCGTCGTACCCATGGTCGACAGGCTGTAGAGCAGCCCGTGCCGCGCCGCCGCGCGGGCGACGGCGAGTTCGGCCTGTCCGTGGAACATCCGCGTGAGGCCGGTCGGCGACAGCATGAGCGGCCAGCGCGACGACTGCCCGAAGATCCTGGTCTCTGTCTTGATGTGCGACACGTCGTTGAGGACGTCGGGAACGATCTCGTAGTCCGCGAATGCGGTGACGTTCCGACGCAGCGACACCTCGTCGTCGGCGCCGCCATCGATATAGTCGAAGATCGGTCGCGGCAGCCGGCGGCGCGCGATCAGGCGCAGGTCGGCAACGTTGTTCGCACGGCCCAGTGGCGTCATGTCGAAGTCCGGCTCCCCGCCTCGACCGCACTTAGCGGTCCGCATTCTCGTAGAACATGTCGCTGATCGTCTGATCGAAATGCGCATCCATCAATCGCGCCGCGGCGGCGGGATCGCGATCGGCGATGGCATTGGCGAGATCGCGATGCACCGCGATCACGGCATCGCGCTGGACCGATGTTTCCCGCGTATGCCACGCGCTCGGCACCGCCACCCGCATCAGCTGTTCGAAGGATCGCACGATCTGGTGGAACAGGACGTTGCCACCGGCATGGGCGATCGCCTGATGAAAGGCGATGTCGTGGCCGATGAGGGTGCCGAGGTCGTTCTGATGCGTCGCCATGCCTTGTGCGTGGTTCAGGATGACGCGGGCGTCCCCATCGCTGCGATGGTCGGCCGCGAGCGCCGCGGTGCGCAATTCCAGCGTGCGACGGACGTCCCAGACCTGTGCCGTTGTGATTTGCGCGGTGGCGA contains:
- a CDS encoding alpha-hydroxy-acid oxidizing protein; its protein translation is MTPLGRANNVADLRLIARRRLPRPIFDYIDGGADDEVSLRRNVTAFADYEIVPDVLNDVSHIKTETRIFGQSSRWPLMLSPTGLTRMFHGQAELAVARAAARHGLLYSLSTMGTTRLEDLAQAFAGPKVFQIYIFKDRGLTAEFVARCRESGYHGLALTVDTPVAGNRERDRVSGLSLPPKLTLRSLLSFALHPSWSLPALTGSRFDLANVSHRIDALASGPMSLFDYIGGQFDRSVGWRDVEWLAREWNGPLAIKGVMTPEDARRSIASGATGVMISNHGGRQLDGAPAPIDQIEAVRNAVGDAPDVICDGGIRRGSDVVKAIALGATACSIGRPYLYGLAAGGEPGVDHLLTLLRTEFERTLTLAGINDVAALSRRHVRRTRGAGHGAQDTGRRTRGTGHGAQDRDDMQVILSSHA
- a CDS encoding FCD domain-containing protein, which codes for MTAPLSGQISGSLVDHAVRRIRDHIRDSDLKVGDTLPGEGHFATQMGVSRAVMREAFGALAALRVIDVGNGRKARVGAIDGSVMAASIDHAVATAQITTAQVWDVRRTLELRTAALAADHRSDGDARVILNHAQGMATHQNDLGTLIGHDIAFHQAIAHAGGNVLFHQIVRSFEQLMRVAVPSAWHTRETSVQRDAVIAVHRDLANAIADRDPAAAARLMDAHFDQTISDMFYENADR